In Mauremys reevesii isolate NIE-2019 linkage group 16, ASM1616193v1, whole genome shotgun sequence, a single window of DNA contains:
- the CMTR2 gene encoding cap-specific mRNA (nucleoside-2'-O-)-methyltransferase 2 — MNKYTKPYVEQTTNLKKFSPVILAEIEELFEKKFSYTKPPNSEWKLPDSSDVFTCNHKEFNTLLALKDSMNEVKNQLSDKKLDAWHQHTSFTNKAGIIIPHVKKSVNAELCTQAWCKFHEILCSFPLLPKEALQNGELNSVHLCEAPGAFIASLNHYIKSHHIPCDWNWVANTLNPYHEANDTLVMIMDDRLIANTLPWWYFGPDNTGDVMTLKHLTGLQQFISNMTTVHLVTADGSFDCQGNPGEQEALVSPLHYCEAVTALMILGNGGSFVLKMFTLFEHCSANLLFLLNCSFEEVHVFKPATSKAGNSEVYVVCLHYMGREAIHPVLSKMMQNFGTEMVNKALFPQYVIPESFLKMHEECCAFFHKYQIETISENIRLFECIGEAEQVKLNNLRDCAVEFFMQRFHLKHITRNNWLVKKSHVGCSMNAKWFGQRNKYFSTYNERKMLESLTWEDKVAKGYLNNWAEEHTLSNVGKSCILEGSSCNLECNLWYILEGKRLPRVKCSPFCDGDVLKNLNEAIKESLVGRLKTSSLSRQTQQPCHSCNILTEARILSELSSLTKYHQKVPNEGCSDQIKCLVVGFPSLCDIKSQSNMEVRLLESATLLTFSGSLLHDGEPKYQQHLLDCLLCAINQLQLGDALILPVLSCFTRFTAGLIFVLHGCFSYITFACPISSEPLGTSAVLLCVGYRGLPDPVVEYLQHLNKLMSSLLSSDSPQQVLQFVPMEMLLKGMLLEFLWDLNTAIAKRQLHLIVQVEQQQMSSNL, encoded by the coding sequence ATGAACAAATATACGAAGCCTTATGTTGAGCAGACCACAAATCTTAAAAAATTCAGCCCTGTGATTCTTGCTGAAATTGAGGAGCTCTTTGAGAAGAAGTTCTCATATACAAAACCACCAAATAGTGAATGGAAGCTGCCAGATTCCAGTGATGTGTTTACCTGCAATCACAAAGAATTCAATACACTCCTTGCTCTGAAGGACTCCATGAATGAAGTAAAAAACCAACTGAGTGATAAGAAATTGGATGCATGGCATCAGCACACTTCCTTCACCAACAAAGCTGGGATAATCATTCCTCATGTGAAGAAATCTGTGAATGCTGAGTTGTGTACCCAGGCTTGGTGCAAATTCCATGAGATTTTGTGCAGTTTTCCCCTTCTCCCGAAAGAAGCTCTTCAGAATGGAGAACTCAATTCTGTCCATCTCTGTGAAGCACCTGGGGCTTTTATAGCCAGTCTCAATCACTACATAAAATCCCATCACATTCCCTGCGATTGGAACTGGGTAGCCAATACCCTAAACCCATATCATGAAGCAAATGACACCCTTGTGATGATTATGGATGACCGACTTATTGCAAATACCTTGCCATGGTGGTATTTTGGCCCAGATAATACTGGGGACGTGATGACATTGAAACATCTAACTGGACTTCAGCAGTTCATAAGTAATATGACCACTGTTCACTTGGTAACTGCTGATGGGAGTTTTGATTGCCAAGGAAATCCAGGTGAACAAGAAGCGCTTGTCTCACCTCTACATTACTGTGAAGCAGTCACTGCTTTAATGATCCTTGGCAATGGTGGCTCCTTTGTTTTGAAGATGTTCACTTTATTTGAACATTGTTCTGCCAATCTGCTTTTTCTGCTAAATTGTTCCTTCGAGGAGGTTCATGTCTTTAAACCTGCCACTAGCAAAGCCGGGAACTCTGAGGTCTATGTAGTTTGTCTTCATTATATGGGCAGAGAGGCCATCCATCCTGTGCTGTCCAAGATGATGCAGAACTTTGGAACAGAAATGGTTAACAAAGCACTCTTTCCCCAATATGTGATTCCAGAATCTTTTCTTAAAATGCATGAAGAATGCTGTGCATTCTTTCACAAGTACCAAATAGAGACTATATCTGAGAACATCCGACTCTTTGAGTGCATTGGGGAAGCAGAACAAGTAAAGCTGAATAACTTAAGGGACTGTGCAGTGGAATTTTTCATGCAAAGATTCCACCTGAAACACATTACAAGAAATAACTGGCTAGTGAAGAAATCTCATGTAGGCTGCAGCATGAATGCAAAATGGTTTGGACAGAGGAACAAATATTTTAGTACATACAATGAAAGAAAGATGCTGGAATCCCTGACATGGGAAGATAAGGTGGCCAAAGGCTATCTTAATAATTGGGCTGAAGAGCACACTTTAAGTAATGTTGGGAAAAGCTGCATTTTGGAAGGGTCATCCTGTAACCTTGAATGTAATTTATGGTACATTCTGGAGGGAAAGAGGCTGCCAAGAGTAAAATGCTCTCCATTCTGTGATGGTGATGTCTTGAAGAATCTCAATGAAGCCATTAAAGAATCATTAGTAGGCAGACTAAAAACTAGTTCCCTTTCCAGACAAACACAGCAACCGTGTCATTCTTGCAATATTCTTACTGAGGCACGGATACTATCTGAGTTGTCTAGCCTTACCAAGTACCATCAGAAGGTACCAAATGAAGGATGCAGTGACCAAATCAAGTGTCTTGTGGTGGGCTTTCCGTCTCTTTGTGACATCAAAAGCCAGTCGAACATGGAAGTTAGGCTCCTGGAGTCAGCCACACTCTTGACTTTCAGCGGTTCTTTGCTTCATGATGGAGAGCCAAAATATCAGCAGCATCTTTTAGACTGCCTTCTGTGTGCGATTAATCAGCTTCAGCTGGGAGATGCTTTGATTCTGcctgttctttcttgttttacaCGCTTCACAGCTGGTCTGATTTTTGTACTGCACGGCTGTTTCAGCTACATCACATTTGCTTGCCCCATATCCTCTGAACCTCTCGGGACCAGTGCTGTTCTATTGTGTGTTGGCTATCGAGGTCTTCCAGATCCAGTTGTTGAGTACCTGCAGCACCTGAATAAACTAATGAGCTCTTTGCTCAGCTCAGACTCTCCACAGCAGGTTTTGCAGTTTGTCCCTATGGAGATGCTTTTGAAAGGCATGCTGCTTGAGTTTTTATGGGATTTGAATACTGCCATTGCAAAGAGGCAGCTCCATTTGATTGTACAAGTTGAGCAGCAGCAAATGTCGAGTAATCTTTAA